In one window of Leptidea sinapis chromosome 9, ilLepSina1.1, whole genome shotgun sequence DNA:
- the LOC126966244 gene encoding vesicular glutamate transporter 1-like — MLDMGYGPTWVVGIAGIMSGVVNCLIPSAALYSFWLFFVLRIINGFCAGAMLPSMTQVLRYWVPPTERHYFMWAYCGITTGTCSTFLICAAVQYYSKWSVGFLVGGTIQVLWATLWLVVVNDSPDKHSFVSKYELDYLKDTIGSVTTIHRTNSQAPWKLILRSVPFWCVCILNFGFAWLIIAVCLHGPLYYSSVLKYTIYEASALTALPFLLRLIFGTLIIQTYHWYKNTSRPKMLQDLWKYVVVVSHVVPGLLISMVWVIPVNPGPTMLTIAVVLTAAAMDITLDLCYELSPTYVNSMNTLIKIIGNLPGIVIPLCVGEVTNKLQKSLRIWKYVWAFHGTILLLSGIIFLMWGDITIQEWNNIRHRPNRLRKATVRPSVMSNITEIDEDESSNRVSFTPKKSKLVMISTR, encoded by the exons ATGCTAGATATGGG ATATGGCCCTACTTGGGTTGTGGGCATTGCAGGTATCATGTCCGGTGTGGTGAACTGTCTGATACCTTCTGCAGCTTTATATAGCTTTTGGTTGTTCTTCGTACTGCGCATTATAAATGGATTCTGTGCG GGTGCGATGTTACCAAGTATGACGCAAGTGCTGCGGTATTGGGTCCCTCCTACCGAACGTCACTATTTCATGTGGGCTTATTGCG GAATCACTACAGGCACATGTTCGACGTTCCTTATTTGTGCAGCAGTGCAGTATTACTCCAAATGGTCTGTCGGGTTTTTGGTTGGCGGGACCATTCAGGTTCTATGGGCGACGTTATGGCTCGTGGTTGTCAACGACTCTCCGGATAAACACTCGTTTGTATCCAAATATGAGTTGGATTACTTGAAAGATACGATTGGCTCCGTCACCACTATACAT CGAACAAATTCACAAGCACCATGGAAGTTAATTTTGAGATCTGTACCGTTTTGGTGCGTGTGTATTCTAAATTTCGGATTCGCTTGGCTGATTATTGCAGTATGCTTACATGGACCGCTGTATTACAGTTCAGTTTTGAAATACACCATTTATGAG GCATCAGCACTTACTGCGCTGCCGTTTCTACTGCGTCTCATATTTGGCACATTAATAATTCAAACCTACCATTGGTACAAAAATACGTCAAGACCGAAAATGCTGCAAGATTTGTGGAAATATGTCGTAGTTGTTT CTCACGTGGTGCCTGGCCTTCTTATATCGATGGTGTGGGTGATACCAGTAAACCCAGGCCCAACTATGCTGACCATAGCTGTCGTTCTTACTGCCGCAGCAATGGATATCACTTTAGACTTGTGTTAT GAATTGTCGCCAACGTATGTTAACTCAAtgaatactttaataaaaataattggaaaCTTGCCCGGAATTGTGATACCATTGTGTGTTGGAGAGGTTACTAATAAATTGCAG AAATCTCTACGAATCTGGAAATATGTTTGGGCTTTTCATggaactatattattattaagtggaattatatttttgatgtgGGGAGATATCACAATTCAGGAATGGAATAACATAAGACACAG accCAATCGACTGAGGAAAGCCACAGTAAGACCATCAGTAATGTCAAACATAACAGAAATTGATGAGGATGAATCTTC AAATCGAGTATCGTTTACGCCAAAGAAATCTAAATTAGTGATGATATCTACAAGGTGA